The DNA segment CGATCCCGCTCGAGGAGGTCGAGGCGGTGCTCCGCATCGGCCACATCGTCTCCATCCCGCTGACGCCGAAGCACATCCCGGGCGTGATCAGGCGGCGCGGGCAGACGATCGCCCTCGTGAACCTCAGGCACTACTTCCACCCGGAGCACGAGGGGCTCGCCGACGCGGACTTCGCGGTCATCGTGGTCGCCGGCGGCAAGCGCTTCGCGCTCCAGGTGGAGGAGATCGAGGGTGTCGTCCACCTGCCGAGGAGCGATCTCGTGCCGGCGCCGGACAACTTCGACAAAGCGCAGGCGCCGTACGTGGTCGCGGTGACGACGGGTGGGTTGGCCGTCCTCGACCTCGGGC comes from the Pseudomonadota bacterium genome and includes:
- a CDS encoding chemotaxis protein CheW — protein: MGDDWEDVDLEILKRRAEALALPRAEGAAVVETVALLQFTLMEAEYAIPLEEVEAVLRIGHIVSIPLTPKHIPGVIRRRGQTIALVNLRHYFHPEHEGLADADFAVIVVAGGKRFALQVEEIEGVVHLPRSDLVPAPDNFDKAQAPYVVAVTTGGLAVLDLGRLVGTSELGMDSPRTAERARP